The Mycobacterium seoulense genome has a window encoding:
- the cofD gene encoding 2-phospho-L-lactate transferase, whose translation MKVTVLVGGVGGARFLLGVQQLLGLGQFETQRHPDAGPGNHELSAIVNIGDDAWIHGLRVCPDLDTCMYTLGGGVDPERGWGHRDETWHAKEELARYGVQPDWFGLGDRDIATHLVRTQMLGAGYPLSQITTALCDRWQPGARLLPASDDRCETHVVITDPDDGTRRAIHFQEWWVRYRAGVPTHSFAFIGAEKATATSEAVAAIADADVILLAPSNPVVSVGAILAVPGIRAALRSATAPVVGYSPIIGGKPLRGMADACLSVIGVESTAEAVGRHYGARGGTGILDCWLVHEGDHADIDGVAVTAVPLLMTDPKATAEMVRAGLELAGVHP comes from the coding sequence ACAGCTGCTCGGGCTGGGGCAGTTCGAAACGCAACGGCACCCAGACGCGGGACCCGGCAACCACGAACTTAGCGCGATCGTCAACATCGGCGACGACGCCTGGATTCACGGACTGCGGGTCTGCCCGGATTTGGACACCTGCATGTACACCTTAGGTGGAGGGGTAGACCCGGAGCGAGGGTGGGGTCACCGCGACGAAACCTGGCACGCCAAAGAGGAATTGGCGCGCTACGGCGTGCAGCCGGACTGGTTCGGCCTCGGCGACCGGGATATCGCCACCCACCTGGTGCGCACCCAGATGCTGGGCGCCGGCTACCCGCTGTCGCAGATCACCACGGCGCTGTGCGATCGCTGGCAACCCGGCGCCCGGTTGCTGCCGGCCAGTGACGACCGCTGCGAGACGCACGTGGTGATCACCGATCCCGACGACGGCACCCGGCGGGCGATCCACTTCCAGGAGTGGTGGGTGCGCTACCGGGCCGGCGTGCCCACGCACAGCTTCGCCTTCATCGGCGCCGAAAAGGCCACCGCCACAAGTGAAGCTGTCGCGGCCATCGCCGACGCGGACGTCATCCTGCTGGCGCCGTCCAACCCGGTGGTGAGCGTCGGCGCCATCCTGGCCGTCCCCGGGATCCGCGCCGCGTTGCGCTCGGCGACCGCCCCGGTGGTCGGCTATTCCCCCATCATCGGCGGAAAACCCTTGCGCGGCATGGCCGATGCCTGCCTGTCGGTGATCGGGGTGGAATCCACCGCGGAGGCGGTCGGCCGGCACTACGGCGCGCGCGGCGGCACCGGGATCCTGGATTGCTGGCTGGTGCACGAAGGCGACCACGCCGACATCGACGGCGTGGCGGTGACCGCCGTGCCCCTGTTGATGACCGACCCGAAGGCCACGGCCGAGATGGTCCGCGCCGGGCTCGAGCTCGCGGGCGTGCACCCGTGA